A stretch of the Diorhabda sublineata isolate icDioSubl1.1 chromosome 11, icDioSubl1.1, whole genome shotgun sequence genome encodes the following:
- the LOC130450227 gene encoding putative carbonic anhydrase 3 has product MFSIYLVCVSIVSGTVTGWTYPDQDHWAPLCQTGTQQSPIPLSHSVSEDSDFPPFSIYGYGQNISILVKNNGHSAEVRQKTRTHIPEISGGGLPEVYQLDHLHFHWKSEHTIENYRFPLETHLVHYAKRFGSTQEALKHPGGVAVFAVLFDLSPDDVQDFDPLLAEIATIQTKLNVPDELEGFVIKNYLPIDLAGFYRYNGSLTTPNCTEGIIWTVFTNTIPISKQQVEIFERMRTVNDVILNQNYRSLQDINGRLIQLKVSPLRFMAGGSTTNVATFSLIFLTCIITFTRLFN; this is encoded by the exons GCACTGTAACGGGATGGACATATCCAGATCAAG aTCATTGGGCTCCGTTATGTCAAACAGGAACCCAACAAAGTCCGATACCGCTGTCACATTCAGTATCAGAAGATTCGGATTTTCCTCCTTTCAGTATATACGGATACGGAcagaatatatcaattttagtAAAGAATAATGGCCATTCAG ccGAAGTACGTCAAAAAACCCGTACGCATATACCTGAAATTAGTGGAGGGGGATTACCGGAAGTTTACCAATTAGATCACCTTCATTTCCATTGGAAATCCGAACATACCATTGAAAATTATAG GTTTCCTTTAGAAACGCACCTGGTCCATTACGCCAAAAGATTCGGTAGCACTCAAGAAGCGCTTAAACATCCCGGAGGGGTTGCAGTTTTTGCAGTTTTATTTGAC CTGTCTCCGGACGACGTACAAGATTTCGATCCGTTGTTAGCCGAAATAGCgacaattcaaacaaaattaaacgTCCCGGATGAATTAGAAGGTTTCGTCATCAAAAATTATCTACCTATAGATTTGGCGGGGTTTTATAGATACAACGGATCACTGACTACTCCTAATTGCACCGAGGGAATCATCTGGACGGTTTTTACGAATACGATACCAATATCGAAACAACAA GTAGAAATATTTGAGAGAATGCGCACAGTTAACGatgtaattttgaatcaaaattatcgATCGCTTCAAGATATAAACGGTAGACTCATTCAACTTAAAGTTAGTCCTTTGAGATTTATGGCCGGTGGATCTACAACAAACGTCGCTACGTTTTCCCTAATTTTCCTAACTTGTATTATAACATTTACACGACTATTTAATTAA
- the LOC130450393 gene encoding cytosol aminopeptidase-like, translating to MAAISVLRRSSNILSKNLICTSYNIRRSFCSDDCTEEKKGIILGVYEGENDDVILTKAASKFNDHLGGKLYDLIKKAGTNMKITQKGHGKIFNNIDKEFWSLCVVGLGKENLGYNELEAIDEGLEAVRQAAGTGAQLLKNEGVTRILIEGLGHPEQAAEGSALALWRYQENRSRQYWQVIPTLELFDDCDAESFQRGLFKAESQNLARRLSDTPANQMTPLHFAQETVNELCPCGIKVHVHDKDWIETKKMQLFLTAARGSCEPPVCLEISYCGASMDSKPILMVGKGVTFDSGGLCLKRCENMPKYRGDMCGAACIVAAIRAASALSLPINIEGVILLCENMPSGMAMRCGDVVMGLNQKSVMITDTDNEGRLMLADAFIFGQIMYKPRLIIDVATLTPGSRAALGSAASAVFTNSQTMWSQTRKAGIITGDRVWRLPLWKYFMKKVNRFTSHDVNNKGLGHGSACLGAAFLNEFVDCIDWIHFDTTGVGLISEHKNYSYLTKGRMTGRPTRTLIQLLYQLACPSEGQRKIE from the coding sequence ATGGCGGCTATTTCCGTTTTAAGACGCAGTAGCAACATTTTgagtaaaaatttgatatgtaCATCGTATAATATTCGACGAAGTTTTTGTTCGGACGATTGCACCGAAGAAAAAAAGGGTATCATTTTGGGGGTGTACGAAGGCGAAAACGATGACGTGATTTTAACAAAAGCCGCATCAAAATTCAACGATCATCTGGGTGGAAAATTATACGACTTGATTAAGAAAGCCGGTACGAATATGAAAATCACGCAGAAAGGACACGGTAAGATATTCAATAATATCGATAAAGAATTTTGGTCGCTTTGTGTCGTCGGACTAGGAAAAGAAAATCTTGGATATAACGAATTGGAAGCGATCGACGAAGGACTAGAAGCCGTTAGACAAGCCGCGGGAACTGGGGCGCAGCTATTGAAAAACGAAGGGGTGACAAGAATTTTAATAGAAGGTCTAGGACATCCGGAACAAGCCGCAGAAGGTAGCGCCCTAGCTCTGTGGAGATACCAAGAAAATCGATCCCGACAATATTGGCAAGTCATACCTACATTAGAATTATTCGACGATTGCGACGCCGAAAGTTTCCAGCGGGGTTTGTTCAAAGCCGAATCTCAAAATTTGGCTAGACGTCTGTCAGATACGCCTGCCAATCAGATGACGCCGCTCCATTTCGCCCAAGAAACAGTAAACGAACTATGTCCGTGCGGAATCAAAGTTCACGTTCACGACAAGGATTGGATAGAAACCAAAAAGATGCAATTATTTTTGACGGCCGCGAGAGGTTCGTGCGAGCCGCCGGTGTGTCTGGAAATCTCGTACTGCGGCGCTTCCATGGACTCGAAACCGATTCTGATGGTAGGTAAAGGCGTAACATTCGACAGCGGCGGTTTATGTCTCAAAAGATGCGAAAATATGCCGAAATATAGGGGAGATATGTGCGGAGCAGCTTGTATAGTGGCCGCGATTCGGGCCGCCTCCGCCTTGAGTCTACCTATCAACATCGAAGGCGTAATTCTTCTATGCGAAAACATGCCGAGCGGTATGGCGATGAGATGCGGAGACGTGGTGATGGGATTGAATCAAAAATCTGTAATGATTACCGATACCGATAACGAGGGACGTTTAATGCTGGCGGACGCCTTCATCTTTGGACAAATTATGTACAAGCCGCGTCTCATTATCGACGTGGCTACGTTGACGCCGGGATCTCGAGCCGCCCTCGGATCGGCGGCTAGCGCTGTTTTCACCAATTCCCAAACGATGTGGTCTCAAACTAGAAAAGCGGGTATCATTACCGGAGATAGAGTTTGGAGATTACCGCTATGGAAATACTTTATGAAGAAAGTCAATAGATTCACTTCGCACGACGTCAATAATAAAGGACTCGGACACGGTTCCGCTTGTTTAGGCGCGGCGTTTTTGAACGAATTCGTCGATTGCATCGACTGGATCCATTTCGATACGACTGGAGTTGGTCTCATTAGCGAACACAAAAATTATTCGTATTTAACCAAAGGTCGGATGACAGGACGTCCTACCAGAACATTAATTCAACTCCTCTACCAATTGGCATGTCCTTCGGAAGGCCAGAGAAAGATCGAGTAA
- the LOC130450127 gene encoding NADH dehydrogenase [ubiquinone] 1 alpha subcomplex subunit 13, which yields MSKVEFKQDMPPPGGYKPIHFKRVPAKTFFGGWAIIGGYLGMTAGAAYLYYLNVKAVKARELEMRCVSLAIYPMLLAERDREFLKQLRRNRDEERELMKNVEGWKVGTWYGEPIYKTKPTDHLVDPMFFDYYVHSSYKDCSTRADIGLLS from the exons atgtccaAAGTAGAATTTAAACAAGATATGCCCCCGCCTGGGGGCTACAAACCTATACATTTCAAAAGAGTACCAGCCAAAACATTTTTCGGAG GATGGGCAATTATTGGAGGCTATTTGGGTATGACTGCCGGAGCAGCCTATTTATACTATTTAAACGTTAAAGCGGTAAAAGCGAGAGAACTTGAAATGCGATGCGTCAGTTTGGCCATTTACCCTATGCTTTTAGCGGAAAGAGACAGAGAATTTCTCAAACAATTACGAAGAAATAGAGACGAAGAAAGAGAATTGATGAAGAACGTAGAAGGGTGGAAAGTGGGTACTTGGTACGGCGAACCTATTTATAAGACCAAACCAACAGATCATCTGGTTGATCCCATGTTTTTCGATTATTATGTACATAGTTCTTATAAAGATTGTAGTACTCGCGCAGACATCGGATTATTGTCGTAA